A genomic segment from uncultured Desulfuromonas sp. encodes:
- the atpE gene encoding ATP synthase F0 subunit C produces the protein MTFFAWCMIAAGFGMAIGSFGTGLGQGLAIKSAVEGVARNPSASGKILTTMMIGLAMIESLAIYVFVVAMIILFANPFTAQVMELAGK, from the coding sequence ATGACATTTTTCGCATGGTGCATGATCGCAGCTGGTTTCGGTATGGCTATTGGTTCTTTCGGTACTGGTCTGGGCCAAGGTCTGGCTATCAAATCTGCCGTTGAAGGTGTTGCTCGCAATCCGAGCGCAAGTGGTAAAATCCTGACCACTATGATGATCGGTCTGGCGATGATCGAGTCCCTCGCTATCTACGTTTTCGTTGTAGCGATGATCATTCTGTTCGCCAACCCCTTCACCGCTCAAGTTATGGAACTGGCTGGTAAGTAA